A window from Podospora bellae-mahoneyi strain CBS 112042 chromosome 1 map unlocalized CBS112042p_1, whole genome shotgun sequence encodes these proteins:
- the TIF45 gene encoding eukaryotic translation initiation factor 4E (BUSCO:EOG092646VF; EggNog:ENOG503NYNX; COG:J) has protein sequence MSDQVDLTTIPISPDGGNKPEGASSEDNDKTVTVFHDKDNFNVKHPLSNRWTLWFTKPASGKGDNWNDLLKEVITFESVEEFWGVYNNIAPVSELALKSDYHLFKEGVRPEWEDPQNKHGGKWSYQFKEKRNISIDDLWLHTMLAAIGETLENEEDGEVMGVVVNVRKAFFRIGVWTRTTGRHVPGRGDGDVAGGKGRSPEKGKEILMTIGKRFKEVLRLPATEQLEFSGHTDSAHSGSTRAKAKFVV, from the exons ATGTCCGACCAGGTCGATCTtaccaccatccccatctcccccgaTGGAGGTAACAAGCCCGAGGGCGCCTCCTCCGAGGACAACGACAAGACCGTCACCGTTTTCCACGACAAGGACAACTTCAATGTCAAGCATCCCCTTTCCAACAGGTGGACACTCTGGTTCACCAAGCCTGCCAGCGGAAAG GGCGACAACTGGAACGATTTGCTCAAGGAAGTGATTACCTTTGAGTCTGTTGAAGAGTTTTGGGGTGTCTAC AACAACATCGCTCCTGTTTCCGAGCTTGCGCTCAAGTCTGATTACCACCTCTTCAAGGAGGGTGTGCGACCCGAGTGGGAGGACCCCCAGAACAAGCATGGTGGCAAGTGGTCGTACCAGttcaaggagaagagaaacaTCAGCATCGACGACCTTTGGCTGCACACCATGCTCGCCGCCATTGGCGAGACCCTGGAGAacgaggaggacggcgaggTCATGGGCGTTGTTGTCAACGTGCGCAAGGCCTTCTTCAGAATCGGTGTCTGGACCCGCACCACCGGGAGACATGTGCCGGGCcgtggtgacggtgatgtTGCCGGCGGCAAGGGCCGCTCCCCTGAGAAGGGCAAAGAGATTCTGATGACGATTGGCAAGCGGTTCAAAGAGGTCCTCAGACTGCCTGCCACCGAGCAGCTCGAATTCTCTGGTCACACCGACAGTGCTCACAGTGGTAGCACTCGTGCCAAGGCGAAGTTCGTGGTGTAA
- the uvi31 gene encoding BolA domain UV induced protein Uvi31 (EggNog:ENOG503P6SP; BUSCO:EOG09265LEG; COG:T) yields MLRRTALNHLSRAFRRPLSTMASSDTPVEDVIREKISAALQPTTLEIHNDSHLHAHHKAMEGSTSRETHFRVIITSEAFRSKMQPARHRLVYSLLKDEMAREGGIHALQLRTMTPEEEEKRRAQEAGDQ; encoded by the exons ATGTTGCGCCGAACCGCCTTGAACCATCTGTCGAGAGCCTTTCGCCGGCCGCTTTCCACCATGGCATCATCAGACACTCCCGTCGAGGATGTGATCCGGGAGAAG ATCTCCGCTGCtctccagcccaccaccctcgagaTTCACAACGATTCCCACCTTCACGCCCACCACAAGGCCATGGAAGGTAGCACCTCGAGAGAGACTCATTTCAGGGTAATCATCACCTCCGAGGCATTTCGCTCCAAGATGCAGCCCGCCCGCCACCGCTTGGTCTACTCGCTGCTCAAGGACGAGATGGCCCGAGAAGGCGGTATCCATGCTCTCCAACTACGGACCATGACgcctgaagaggaggagaaacgACGTGCTCAGGAGGCTGGAGATCAGTAA
- a CDS encoding uncharacterized protein (COG:I; EggNog:ENOG503NYM3), whose protein sequence is MFLARALGRSSGVRIIPAPVSASSLLHRFRISSSSSSFSFTGLRMVSTLPKLPVFEAISKHDPESTVVIHSKSGRRFQYGELLGDVAKARDRLYESAGREDLDGERIAFLAENSYDYVVTLLAILGAKSIAVPMSPAFPASELQYILNHSEALMLLATSKFASKAQEVLKTELDVQPTFLQLDKLQGGGPHEKVTLDKSSPGSAGMMLYTSGTTNRPKGVLIPQAAMTAQARSLIQAWEYAPSDHLLHLLPLHHIHGTINAIFTPLFTGSSIEFLYPFNADAVWKRLAAPFTTTPPPDQPKITFLTAVPTIYSRLLSSFKTLPEDLQEPAREAISPAHLRLTISGSAALPTPIKRAWADLSKGNILLERFGMTEVGMALSCGLDPNDRVDGSVGWPLPGVEARLVDVDTHQVIEKGQEKDLETGRERVGEIQLRGPTIFAEYWRNEEATKKEFVEGKDGRGSWFKTGDVAVRRPGPEKAGRSEMKTQREWARGDMYFILGRKSADIIKSGGEKVSALEVEREMLSLPQVAEVAVLAVPSGKWGQKVGAVVILDREHCKEGKWSPLEMRRALKERLAGYKIPQVLRVVDHIPRNAMGKINKKVLVKEVFREEFSGDEM, encoded by the exons aTGTTCCTTGCCCGCGCACTCGGCAGGAGCTCTGGTGTTCGGATAATACCTGCTCCCGTCTCTGCTTCATCTTTACTACACCGTTTCAGgatatcatcatcgtcgtcgtcgttttCTTTTACAGGCCTCAGGATGGTTTCGACGCTGCCCAAGCTGCCCGTTTTCGAGGCAATCTCCAAGCATGACCCGGAGTCAACTGTGGTTATTCACTCCAAGAGCGGCCGGCGCTTTCAGTACGGTGAGCTGTTGGGGGATGTAGCCAAGGCCAGGGATCGTCTCTATGAGAGCGCCGGGAGGGAGGATCTGGATGGTGAGCGTATTGCTTTCTTGGCCGAGAACAGCTACGACTATGTGG TAACTCTCCTGGCCATCCTCGGGGCCAAGTCGATTGCTGTGCCCATGTCTCCAGCCTTTCCAGCCTCGGAGCTTCAGTACATCTTGAACCACAGCGAGGCATTGATGTTGTTAGCCACCAGCAAATTTGCCTCCAAAGCTCAAGAAGTTCTCAAAACAGAGCTGGATGTCCAACCAAccttcctccagctcgatAAGCTCCAAGGTGGAGGCCCCCACGAAAAGGTCACACTCGACAAGTCTAGTCCCGGTTCCGCCGGTATGATGCTGTACACCTCTGGTACCACCAACCGACCT AAAGGcgtcctcatcccccaagcCGCCATGACAGCCCAAGCCCGCTCCCTGATCCAAGCCTGGGAATACGCCCCCTCCGACCACCTgctgcacctcctccccctccaccacattCACGGCACTATCAacgccatcttcacccccctcttcacaGGCAGCTCCATCGAATTCCTCTACCCCTTCAACGCAGACGCAGTATGGAAACGTCTGGCcgcccccttcaccaccacacccccccctgACCAACCCAAAATCACATTCTTGACCGCCGTGCCAACGATTTATTCCCGGCTCCTATCCAGCTTCAAAACCCTCCCCGAAGACCTCCAAGAACCCGCCAGGGAAGCCATCTCCCCTGCCCACCTCCGCCTGACAATCTCCGGCTCCGCCGCCCtgcccacccccatcaagcGTGCCTGGGCGGACTTGAGCAAGGGGAACATTTTGCTCGAACGCTTCGGCATGACAGAAGTAGGCATGGCGCTCTCTTGCGGCCTCGATCCAAACGATCGGGTGGATGGCTCCGTCGGGTGGCCTTTACCCGGGGTAGAAGCAAGATTGGTAGATGTTGACACGCATCAAGTCATTGAAAAGGGGCAGGAAAAGGACCTCGAGacgggaagggagagggtgggggagattCAGCTTCGGGGGCCGACGATTTTTGCAGAGTACTGGCGTAACGAAGAGGCTACGAAGAAGGAGTTTGTGGAAGGgaaggacgggagggggTCGTGGTTCAAGACTGGGGATGTTGCCGTCAGGAGACCTGGTCCGGaaaaggcggggaggagcGAGATGAAGACTCAACGGGagtgggcgaggggggatATGTATTTtattttggggaggaagtCAGCTGATATTATCAAGtcggggggggagaaggtttcggcgttggaggtggagagggagatgttgTCTCTGCCTCAGGTGGCCGAGGTTGCGGTGCTGGCGGTGCCGAGTGGGAAGTGGGGGCAGAAGGTGGGCGCGGTGGTGATTTTGGATAGGGAGCATTGCAAGGAGGGGAAGTGGTCgccgttggagatgaggagggcgttgaaggagaggttggcggggTATAAGATCCCGCAGgtgctgagggtggtggatcATATTCCGAGGAATGCGATGGGGAAGATCAATAAGAAGGTgctggtgaaggaggtttTTAGGGAGGAGTTCAGTGGGGATGAGATGTAA
- a CDS encoding uncharacterized protein (EggNog:ENOG503P966): MAGPFQTWSPSLLGSKATKIPRRLVEVPKDQEELLNKSDSWHKGHVPAAILDKIKAGYTETRRRSPVAEPPLSDHVRASSQSSRRLPAAGVPSSPIPAPPQTKEPQLAAVVELSLPSNSSDSSEDEAEIQGPKAPLRTDAHPGEPQASRILIPPGPTPPSAQVIPSTYPEPSATVSPPKPKRQRLMKNVAASLNPAEVSKQLTRPSILSLPKPASPPPLAGSSLPPSSSVPASPMAIRTQPASPLVIRAQPAMQPAAVPSMMLRGGGLPRSSGSSDKPPPNVPASQDPYNVFKETYPDYDGSLGDFVRGVLSLIPLQKKKTVPQYILDDYIRVFSGDYLEYIEQLREDQTPLTTWEWYCVHVPQPVYMKGVLSSDRLKDFRRRYPDKVSVIEAQTTPLQSSIQPPEVQHIQRSNAFSTPAPARIGQHHNAQHNQASSPIYLPDSPPMPLNPATRSSTHIAELATDPISTAEDRPFEIHPRGSRRRSTEAVGPASRFISASSRQFHTQSTRPVNMTASRLSSSSVRFETQVNFPSLETTASGNSIWDREDDAMGSVDRQEDNEALNDGAPSPSLQGSGEDALQQAAAGIPKSHIEYRVSGEGIKRPWETIDDPKQQEAVQQQCFAAFLRDAWGLRRNKGKQVGAVV; this comes from the coding sequence ATGGCCGGTCCCTTTCAGACGTGGTCCCCCAGCCTGCTTGGCAGCAAAGCCACAAAAATACCCCGCCGTCTTGTTGAGGTTCCCAAAGACCAGGAGGAGCTCTTGAATAAGAGTGATTCTTGGCATAAGGGCCATGTTCCAGCGGCAATTTTGGACAAGATCAAAGCTGGCTATACAGAAACTCGGCGACGATCTCCTGTAGCGGAACCTCCACTATCAGATCATGTCAGAGCAAGCTCACAGAGTTCTCGACGTCTACCTGCTGCCGGCGTGCCATCGTCACCTAtaccagctcctccacaaacAAAGGAACCTCAGCTAGCAGCAGTTGTGGAACTTTCTTTACCTAGCAACAGTTCTGACTCTTCTGAAGATGAAGCCGAGATTCAAGGCCCCAAAGCTCCGCTCCGTACGGATGCCCACCCGGGTGAACCACAGGCCTCCAGGATCCTTATTCCCCCTGGACCGACGCCGCCCTCAGCGCAAGTCATACCATCCACATATCCCGAGCCGTCTGCTACCGTGTCGCCACCCAAGCCAAAGCGACAGCGTCTTATGAAGAATGTTGCTGCCAGTCTCAACCCAGCAGAGGTTAGCAAGCAGCTGACCCGGCCATCGATTCTCTCTCTGCCAAAACCAGCCAGCCCTCCACCATTAGCCGGTTCGTCGTTACCACCCAGTTCCTCAGTACCAGCCAGTCCGATGGCGATTCGTACACAGCCAGCCAGTCCACTGGTCATACGTGCACAGCCGGCCATGCAACCAGCTGCTGTTCCCAGCATGATGCTACGTGGCGGTGGTCTGCCAAGATCAAGCGGGAGTTCTGACAAGCCTCCGCCAAACGTACCTGCTTCCCAAGACCCCTATAACGTCTTTAAAGAGACTTATCCAGACTACGATGGTAGTCTGGGTGACTTTGTCCGCGGGGTTCTCTCTTTGATACCTCTtcagaaaaagaagacggTCCCACAGTACATTCTAGACGACTACATCCGTGTTTTCTCGGGCGATTATCTGGAATACATCGAACAGCTGAGGGAGGACCAAACGCCCCTGACCACTTGGGAGTGGTATTGCGTCCATGTTCCACAACCAGTGTATATGAAAGGAGTTCTTTCTAGCGACCGACTAAAGGATTTCCGCCGTCGCTACCCCGATAAAGTCTCTGTGATTGAAGCTCAGACAACACCTCTACAGTCTAGCATTCAGCCACCTGAGGTGCAGCATATTCAAAGATCGAATGCGTTCTCGACGCCCGCACCAGCGAGGATTGGACAGCATCATAACGCACAGCACAACCAAGCTTCAAGCCCTATTTATCTTCCGGATTCCCCGCCAATGCCTCTGAATCCTGCCACGAGATCTTCAACCCACATCGCCGAGTTGGCAACTGATCCGATCTCCACGGCAGAAGACCGGCCATTCGAGATACATCCTCGTGGGAGTCGTCGTCGCTCTACAGAGGCTGTTGGCCCGGCATCGAGGTTTATCTCTGCCTCGTCTCGCCAGTTTCATACCCAGAGTACGCGGCCGGTCAATATGACGGCGTCGAGACTCTCATCATCGAGTGTACGGTTTGAGACGCAGGTAAACTTTCCGTCATTGGAAACAACAGCGTCTGGTAATTCTATCTGGGACCGTGAGGACGATGCCATGGGGTCGGTTGACAGACAGGAGGATAATGAGGCACTGAATGATGGTgcgccatctccatcctTGCAAGGCAGTGGAGAGGACGCTCTTCAACAAGCAGCTGCTGGAATTCCCAAGTCTCATATAGAGTACAGGGTATCGGGTGAGGGTATCAAAAGGCCGTGGGAAACGATCGATGATCCCAAGCAACAGGAAGCAGTACAGCAACAGTGTTTTGCAGCATTCTTGAGAGACGCATGGGGCCTTCGCCGCAACAAGGGCAAACAGGTCGGAGCTGTTGTGTAA